One Pristiophorus japonicus isolate sPriJap1 chromosome 19, sPriJap1.hap1, whole genome shotgun sequence genomic window carries:
- the LOC139230253 gene encoding histone H2A type 2-A-like, producing MSGRGKSGGKARAKAKSRSSRVGLQFTVGRVHRLLQKGNYAERVGAGAPVYMAAVLKYLTAEILELAGNAARDNKETRIIPRHLQLAICKDEELNKLLGKVTIAQGRVRAYISAVLLSKKTASVSKSK from the coding sequence ATGTCGGGAAGAGGAAAaagcggcggtaaagctcgggctaaggccaagtctcgctcctcccgggtcgGACTGCAGTtcactgtgggccgtgttcacaggctcctgcagaaggggaactacgctgagcgtgtgggtgccggagccccggtctacatggctgctgtgctcaagtatctgaccgctgaaatcctggaactGGCCGGCAACGCAGCCCGCGACAACAaggagacccgcatcatccccagacatctGCAGTTGGCCATCTGCAaagacgaggagctcaacaagttgctgggaaaggtgaccatcgctcagggcagaGTGCGAGCTTATATCTCGGCTGTGCTGCTGTCCAAGAAAACCGccagtgtgtccaagagcaagtaa